From Microcaecilia unicolor chromosome 11, aMicUni1.1, whole genome shotgun sequence, the proteins below share one genomic window:
- the RAB4B gene encoding ras-related protein Rab-4B — translation MSETYDFLFKFLVIGSAGTGKSCLLHQFIENKFKQDSNHTIGVEFGSRVVNVGGKTVKLQIWDTAGQERFRSVTRSYYRGAAGALLVYDITSRETYNTLTNWLTDARTLASPNIVIILCGNKKDLDADREVTFLEASRFAQENELMFLETSALTGENVEEAFLKCARIILNKIDSGELDPERMGSGIQYGDASLRQLRQPRGTQSQTKQQCSC, via the exons acttccttTTTAAGTTCCTTGTGATCGGGAGTGCAGGGACAGGGAAGTCCTGTCTTCTTCATCAGTTCATTGAGAATAAAT ttaaACAGGATTCGAATCATACGATCGGTGTTGAATTTGGATCCAGGGTTGTCAATGTGGGTGGGAAGACAGTGAAGCTGCAGATCTGGGATACAGCAGGACAGGAACGTTTCAG ATCTGTAACTCGAAGTTACTATCGGGGAGCAGCAGGAGCCCTTCTAGTTTATGACATTACCAG CCGTGAAACATACAATACCCTGACCAACTGGTTGACAGATGCCAGAACCCTTGCGAGCCCCAACATAGTAATAATTCTGTGTGGGAACAAGAAGGACCTGGATGCAGACCGAGAAGTAACATTCCTGGAGGCCTCCCGATTTGCAcaagaaaatg AATTGATGTTTTTAGAAACCAGTGCCCTGACAGGAGAGAATGTGGAAGAGGCTTTCCTAAAGTGCGCACGaatcatattaaataaaattgactCAG GTGAGCTAGATCCAGAGAGAATGGGTTCAGGTATACAGTATGGCGACGCCTCCCTACGCCAGCTTCGGCAGCCACGAGGAACGCAGTCACAGACCAAGCAGCAGTGTAGCTGCTAG